One stretch of Gopherus flavomarginatus isolate rGopFla2 chromosome 2, rGopFla2.mat.asm, whole genome shotgun sequence DNA includes these proteins:
- the LOC127043739 gene encoding zinc finger and SCAN domain-containing protein 29-like has product MRRGHERDALQCRVKIKELRSAYCKAREGNRRSGAAPTTCRFYQELDAILGCDPTANPRSTMESSEQGEVGEVVEDSDSEATGVEGDTPESQYTCSQELFSSQEEASQSQQQEVDGEEETEDRARVTLTTAAGSPASRRLQNLRRNPRKSKEELIKSVMSHYNRESRKTQEWREKMYEWRQSVHEWRQTESRRK; this is encoded by the exons atgagaaggggccatgaacgggacgcgttgcagtgcagggtcaaaattaaagagctgaggagtgcttactgcaaagctcgtgagggaaatcgccgctcaggagctgcccccacaacctgccgtttttaccaggagctggatgccatacttgggtgtgaccccactgccaatcctaggagcacgatggagagttcagagcagggagaagtgggggaggttgtagaggacagcgacagtgaggctactggtgtggagggagacaccccggagtcccagtacacatgcagccaggagctcttctcaagccaggaggaggctagccagtcgcagcagcaggaagttgatggtgaggaagaaactgaggatcgtgctcggg tgaccttgactactgcagctggatcaccggcctcacgtaggttgcagaacttgagacggaatcccagaaaatcaaaagaggaattgatcaaatctgttatgagtcactacaacagagaaagtaggaagacacaggaatggagagagaaaatgtatgaatggagacagagtgtacatgaatggaggcaaacagaaagcaggagaaagtaa